The Synergistaceae bacterium genome contains a region encoding:
- a CDS encoding NAD(P)-dependent glycerol-3-phosphate dehydrogenase — translation MKVTIFGAGSFGTAVATHLANLGNSVLMWTIDTEQADSINNHGINTFCFSDKKLDEKIRCTVDMHEALSFSDRYIMAVPTQFVREVYEKINEKKQSGGYILNLAKGIEISTGSLLHKVQQETCPDLIYSALSGPSHAEEVLLGCPTAVVVASEFEDEAGFWQSLLTGNRFRVYTSSDVIGVEIGGATKNIYAIAAGISKAMELGDNALAAIACRGLAEIMRLGQKMGASPLTLSGLAGVGDLMVTCYSLHSRNFRLGITVGKGVSLDAAIKELGQVAEGAYTVKAIIKNSRFFDVDMPLANGVYRILYENASPKQILNELFTRPLKAELNL, via the coding sequence ATGAAAGTTACTATATTTGGAGCAGGAAGCTTCGGTACGGCAGTTGCTACGCATCTTGCCAATTTGGGAAACTCTGTTCTTATGTGGACTATAGATACAGAACAGGCTGATTCAATAAATAATCATGGCATAAATACTTTTTGTTTCAGCGATAAAAAATTGGACGAAAAAATAAGGTGTACTGTCGACATGCATGAAGCCTTAAGCTTTTCAGATAGATATATTATGGCCGTTCCCACACAATTTGTGAGGGAGGTTTATGAGAAAATTAACGAAAAAAAACAGAGTGGAGGCTATATTCTGAATTTGGCCAAGGGCATTGAGATCTCCACAGGAAGTCTGTTACATAAAGTACAACAGGAAACTTGCCCAGACTTGATATATTCTGCTCTTTCCGGACCCAGTCATGCAGAGGAAGTTCTTTTGGGATGCCCTACAGCCGTAGTGGTTGCTTCTGAATTTGAAGATGAGGCTGGATTTTGGCAGTCTCTTCTTACTGGCAATAGATTTAGAGTATATACGTCAAGCGATGTAATAGGGGTTGAAATTGGCGGTGCCACTAAAAACATATACGCTATAGCGGCCGGCATTTCCAAAGCGATGGAATTGGGAGACAACGCTCTAGCTGCCATTGCATGTAGAGGATTAGCAGAAATAATGAGACTTGGACAAAAAATGGGGGCCTCCCCTTTAACTCTCTCCGGATTAGCCGGAGTCGGCGATTTAATGGTCACTTGCTATAGTCTTCACTCTAGAAACTTTAGGCTTGGCATCACTGTAGGGAAAGGCGTAAGTTTGGATGCTGCGATAAAAGAATTGGGACAGGTCGCAGAAGGAGCCTATACCGTAAAAGCCATAATTAAAAATAGCCGTTTTTTTGATGTAGATATGCCTCTTGCAAACGGAGTTTATCGTATCCTTTATGAAAATGCATCACCAAAGCAAATTTTAAATGAACTTTTTACTAGGCCATTAAAAGCAGAGTTAAATCTCTAA
- a CDS encoding NAD-dependent deacylase, translating to MECKRVNKNNGIDWLAERIKKGNVVIFSGAGLSTESGLQDFRSRDGIWSQVDPTEMASVGVLERRYDEFVDFYKQRLYVPDTILPNIGHKLIADWEKKGFITGIITQNVDRLHQRAGAVRVAELHGSLEPVFCHSCGKKGTTEDFLGKVSCSCGGNLRPSVVLFGEMLPEKPLKEADKWSSDCDTFIVLGSSLAVSPANYFPRQAKDSGAKLVIINRDKTPLDYLADLVVNEGIGNYLTEVNKSL from the coding sequence TTGGAGTGTAAAAGAGTGAATAAAAACAACGGAATAGATTGGTTGGCTGAACGAATTAAAAAAGGCAATGTGGTGATTTTTAGCGGTGCTGGATTAAGCACAGAATCAGGGCTTCAAGATTTTCGTTCTAGGGATGGCATTTGGTCCCAGGTTGATCCCACTGAGATGGCTTCTGTTGGAGTCTTAGAGCGTAGATATGATGAGTTTGTAGACTTTTATAAGCAGCGTCTTTATGTTCCCGATACCATTCTCCCAAATATCGGGCATAAGCTTATTGCAGACTGGGAAAAGAAAGGTTTTATAACTGGCATTATAACCCAGAATGTAGACAGGTTGCATCAACGAGCCGGGGCGGTTAGAGTGGCAGAGCTTCACGGGAGTCTTGAACCGGTATTTTGTCATTCTTGTGGGAAAAAAGGGACGACAGAAGATTTTCTGGGGAAGGTTTCCTGTTCATGTGGAGGGAATTTACGTCCAAGTGTCGTTTTATTTGGAGAAATGTTGCCAGAAAAACCACTTAAAGAGGCAGATAAGTGGAGCTCTGATTGTGATACCTTTATTGTCCTAGGTTCATCTTTAGCCGTTTCTCCCGCCAATTATTTCCCGAGGCAAGCAAAGGACTCAGGGGCCAAACTCGTTATAATTAACAGGGATAAGACCCCTTTAGACTATCTTGCTGACCTTGTTGTTAACGAGGGGATAGGGAACTATTTGACTGAGGTTAATAAGAGTTTATAG
- a CDS encoding bifunctional 5,10-methylenetetrahydrofolate dehydrogenase/5,10-methenyltetrahydrofolate cyclohydrolase, protein MRSLEGKPVALSIKKWVASEVQKIQGEHGWSPTLVTVQIGENLASERYINSQIKACEEAGIKAKFIKYPKDIKKVDFLKEIDKIAKDNAIDGIILQTPLPQDWKMSEIINAISPDKDVEGVHPENLGRLYLGEEGTPKPCTAWAALTLLEWHGYSSFEEKNCVVVGRSANVGRAVANMLMHKNGTVAVCHTKTSEKQLKKMLSTADVVVVAAGVPGIVKTNELTQEAWVIDVGTNFDPQGKLVGDVLLESENDIEAISPVPGGVGPITVSLLLVNLLLCATKRRLGNSLIFPKLSDLR, encoded by the coding sequence ATGAGATCGCTTGAAGGTAAGCCGGTTGCGCTGTCAATAAAGAAATGGGTTGCTTCAGAAGTTCAAAAAATACAGGGAGAGCATGGATGGTCCCCAACTCTCGTAACTGTTCAAATTGGAGAAAATCTTGCTTCAGAGCGCTATATAAATAGTCAAATTAAAGCTTGTGAAGAAGCTGGTATTAAGGCAAAATTTATAAAATATCCAAAAGACATAAAAAAAGTCGATTTTTTAAAGGAAATAGATAAAATCGCAAAAGATAATGCAATTGACGGAATAATATTACAGACGCCATTGCCGCAAGATTGGAAAATGAGCGAAATTATAAATGCCATTTCTCCTGACAAAGATGTAGAGGGAGTTCATCCCGAAAACTTGGGTCGCCTGTATTTAGGAGAAGAAGGCACGCCAAAACCTTGTACAGCATGGGCAGCTCTTACCTTGTTGGAATGGCATGGCTATAGTTCGTTTGAGGAGAAAAATTGTGTCGTAGTTGGTAGAAGTGCAAATGTGGGCAGAGCAGTTGCGAACATGTTAATGCATAAAAATGGAACTGTTGCCGTATGCCACACCAAAACATCTGAAAAGCAACTAAAAAAAATGCTGTCTACGGCGGATGTAGTAGTTGTAGCTGCCGGAGTGCCAGGTATAGTAAAAACGAATGAGCTTACTCAAGAAGCTTGGGTTATAGATGTGGGAACGAACTTTGATCCACAAGGCAAACTTGTGGGCGATGTACTTCTAGAATCAGAAAATGATATCGAGGCCATAAGCCCTGTTCCTGGAGGTGTTGGCCCCATTACTGTTTCCCTTCTCCTTGTTAATTTATTACTATGTGCCACGAAAAGAAGACTGGGGAATAGCCTTATTTTCCCAAAATTATCCGATCTTCGTTAG
- a CDS encoding ABC transporter ATP-binding protein → MDTKEFQKRTLLSIFFSYFKPHKKLFILDMSCAFLIALIDLSFPAITRYSLYKLIPSNAFSTFILVMVIMLLAYTVRAFFYFILTYYGHTFGVLVEADIRSDLYRHIQNLSYGYFDKTRIGQLMSRLTTDLFDITELAHHGPEDVFISILTIIGSLAVLFTIQWKLTLIIFLILPIFMLVIWHRRYELAKASLDVKEKTASINVNIESGLSGMKTSKAFANEEIEFEKFTRSNMDFRKSKTKFYKTMGHFTATMEFFLCILPATVILVGGILIMKDQMNNIDLITFNLYIATFITPIRKLANFAELFAKGKAGFVRFVSLMRTETRMQDSPTAIELDRLKGKLDINNVSFSYKKGLPVLHNISLHVEPGEAVAVVGHSGGGKSTLCKLIPRFYDVDEGEILLDNIDIRDVTQESLRKNIGVLDQEVFLFADSILENIRYGRPGATEEEVIDAAKQSEIYDDIMAMPQEFDTFVGERGAMLSGGQKQRISIARIFLKNPPFLILDEATSALDSVTEAKIQETFDSLVRGRTTFVIAHRLSTVRNVDRILVFENGVIIEDGDHKSLMEKNGVYAELYNTQNLGV, encoded by the coding sequence ATGGACACAAAGGAATTTCAAAAAAGAACACTTCTTTCTATATTTTTTTCATATTTTAAGCCACATAAAAAACTATTCATACTGGATATGTCATGTGCTTTTCTAATAGCGCTTATAGACTTATCTTTTCCTGCTATAACTCGCTATTCTCTATATAAATTAATACCTTCAAATGCTTTTAGTACTTTCATACTAGTTATGGTAATCATGTTATTGGCGTACACAGTAAGAGCATTCTTTTATTTTATTTTGACATACTACGGTCATACATTCGGAGTGTTGGTAGAAGCTGATATCAGAAGCGATTTATATAGACACATCCAAAATTTATCTTATGGATATTTTGATAAGACCCGTATCGGACAGCTGATGAGCAGATTAACAACTGACTTATTTGATATAACAGAGCTCGCCCATCATGGACCTGAAGACGTTTTTATTTCAATATTAACAATAATCGGTTCTCTTGCCGTTTTATTTACCATTCAGTGGAAATTAACTCTGATAATATTTCTGATATTGCCTATATTTATGTTGGTTATCTGGCATAGAAGGTATGAGTTGGCAAAAGCCTCCCTTGATGTAAAGGAGAAAACAGCATCCATAAATGTTAACATAGAGTCAGGTTTATCTGGAATGAAAACATCCAAAGCATTTGCAAATGAAGAAATAGAATTTGAAAAATTTACGAGATCCAATATGGATTTTAGAAAGTCTAAAACTAAATTCTATAAAACCATGGGACATTTCACTGCAACAATGGAGTTCTTCCTCTGTATATTACCGGCAACAGTAATCTTGGTTGGCGGCATATTAATAATGAAGGACCAGATGAATAATATTGACCTAATCACATTTAATTTGTATATAGCTACTTTTATCACTCCAATAAGAAAACTTGCTAACTTCGCCGAATTGTTTGCAAAAGGTAAGGCTGGTTTTGTGCGTTTTGTCTCGCTTATGAGAACTGAAACGAGGATGCAAGACAGTCCAACAGCGATAGAGCTTGACAGACTTAAAGGGAAATTAGATATAAACAATGTGAGTTTCTCCTATAAAAAGGGTCTTCCTGTCCTGCATAACATCTCTCTTCATGTGGAGCCCGGAGAGGCAGTTGCAGTTGTGGGTCATTCTGGTGGCGGAAAATCAACTTTGTGCAAACTTATCCCTAGATTTTATGATGTAGATGAAGGTGAAATTTTACTCGATAATATTGACATACGCGATGTTACTCAGGAATCTTTGCGCAAAAATATAGGTGTGCTGGATCAAGAAGTATTCCTTTTTGCTGACAGTATTCTTGAAAACATCAGATATGGAAGACCAGGTGCGACAGAAGAAGAAGTTATAGATGCTGCAAAACAATCAGAGATCTATGATGATATCATGGCCATGCCACAAGAATTTGATACTTTTGTGGGCGAGAGGGGAGCCATGTTATCCGGAGGGCAAAAACAGCGCATCTCAATAGCAAGGATTTTTCTAAAAAATCCTCCATTTTTAATATTAGATGAGGCTACTTCAGCGTTAGACAGTGTAACTGAAGCGAAAATACAGGAAACATTTGATAGTTTGGTAAGAGGCAGAACAACATTTGTAATAGCACACCGATTGTCAACGGTAAGAAATGTAGACAGAATACTTGTATTTGAAAATGGTGTCATTATTGAAGATGGAGATCATAAATCACTGATGGAGAAAAATGGAGTTTACGCTGAACTTTACAATACACAGAACTTAGGGGTGTAA
- a CDS encoding indolepyruvate oxidoreductase subunit beta has translation MFKNDTKSILLVGVGGQGTILASKILSEGLMRKGYDVKMSEIHGMSQRGGSVTTHVRYGTKVASPIVSKNCADVLVSFEKVEAVRWLNYLKKDGTLIVNDFEIYPLPVLIGAAVYPDDAIEQLREKVANLKVVNATKIAEGLGNAKAQNIVLLGTLIKATGLTNLDWESVLKDIIPPKFYELNIEALKTGLTL, from the coding sequence ATGTTCAAAAATGACACAAAAAGTATTCTTCTTGTAGGAGTCGGAGGGCAGGGAACTATTTTGGCATCCAAGATCCTCTCTGAGGGCTTGATGCGAAAGGGATATGACGTAAAAATGTCAGAAATTCATGGAATGTCCCAGAGGGGAGGAAGCGTAACCACACATGTAAGATATGGAACAAAAGTGGCTTCCCCAATAGTCTCCAAAAATTGTGCGGACGTGTTGGTATCATTTGAAAAAGTAGAGGCTGTCCGTTGGCTGAACTATTTGAAAAAAGATGGCACACTTATAGTCAATGACTTTGAGATTTACCCTCTTCCTGTTCTCATTGGTGCTGCGGTTTATCCGGATGATGCAATTGAACAGTTAAGAGAAAAAGTTGCGAATCTGAAAGTGGTTAACGCAACTAAGATAGCAGAGGGACTTGGCAATGCCAAAGCTCAAAATATAGTGCTTCTTGGAACTTTAATAAAAGCAACTGGGCTAACAAACCTCGATTGGGAGTCAGTTTTAAAAGACATAATCCCTCCGAAATTCTATGAACTTAATATAGAGGCGTTGAAAACGGGGTTAACTCTTTAA
- the iorA gene encoding indolepyruvate ferredoxin oxidoreductase subunit alpha, with protein MREIMTGNEAIARGAWEAGVNIAAAYPGTPSTEILENLSKYKEVYSQWTTNEKVALELAAGACFAGSRALAAMKHVGLNVAADPLFTLAYTGVNAGLLIVTADDPGLFSSQNEQDNRYYASHAKIAMFEPSDSQECVDFVKEAYEISEKFDIPVLFRVTTRICHSKSMVNLSDRPQISIKKYVKNVEKYVMAPANAKKRKFEMENRIKALKEYSETTPLNRIELRDSEIGIITSGISYNHAKEVFGEKASYLKLGFTWPLPSEKIKKFASSVKTLYIIEENEPYLEDFVKALGIECVGREKLSWVDELTPEKIQRAFCPEIEECESYKIEAVAPPRPPVLCPGCSHRGFFYELRKFKDIVVSGDIGCYTLGATPPLSAIDSVLCMGASISGAIGFEKSNLKAKRQQKVFAVIGDSTFFHSGLTGLIDAVVNKAKIVICILDNSITAMTGHQDNPGTGRTLMGEPTEKVDFKKICIACGIKPDNIRVIDPYKLGETKSAIKDGYESEEPFVIITTTPCALIKEVIKARVDMKCFVDQEKCIKCRACFKVGCPAISQNDGIVSIDRDMCNGCEICAQVCPTQAIKREE; from the coding sequence ATGCGAGAAATTATGACAGGAAATGAAGCTATAGCCAGAGGAGCATGGGAAGCGGGGGTAAATATTGCAGCGGCTTATCCCGGAACTCCCTCTACAGAAATACTGGAAAATCTTTCAAAATATAAAGAGGTATATTCTCAGTGGACAACAAACGAAAAAGTCGCCTTAGAGCTGGCCGCAGGAGCTTGTTTCGCAGGAAGTAGAGCACTAGCCGCCATGAAACATGTAGGATTAAATGTTGCAGCTGATCCATTGTTTACGCTTGCCTACACCGGAGTAAATGCAGGATTGTTAATAGTCACTGCGGACGACCCTGGACTATTTAGCTCTCAAAATGAGCAAGACAACAGATATTATGCATCTCATGCAAAAATAGCGATGTTTGAGCCATCAGATAGTCAGGAATGTGTAGATTTTGTAAAAGAAGCTTATGAAATATCAGAAAAATTTGATATCCCTGTACTATTTCGAGTTACAACGCGTATTTGCCACAGCAAAAGCATGGTGAATCTTTCTGATCGACCACAAATTTCGATAAAAAAATATGTAAAAAATGTAGAAAAATATGTAATGGCTCCGGCAAATGCAAAAAAAAGAAAATTTGAAATGGAAAACAGAATTAAAGCACTAAAAGAATATAGTGAAACTACTCCTCTAAACAGAATAGAATTAAGAGATAGTGAAATTGGAATAATAACATCTGGAATTTCATATAACCATGCAAAAGAAGTTTTTGGCGAAAAAGCTTCCTATCTTAAACTAGGCTTTACATGGCCGCTTCCCTCAGAAAAGATAAAAAAGTTTGCTTCTTCCGTAAAAACTCTTTACATAATAGAAGAAAACGAACCTTACTTAGAAGATTTTGTGAAAGCTTTGGGGATAGAGTGTGTAGGACGTGAGAAATTATCCTGGGTAGATGAACTCACTCCTGAGAAAATACAGCGTGCTTTTTGTCCTGAAATAGAGGAGTGTGAGTCTTATAAAATAGAAGCAGTGGCGCCACCTCGTCCACCCGTACTATGCCCCGGCTGTTCTCATAGAGGTTTCTTCTACGAGTTAAGAAAATTTAAAGATATCGTTGTTTCTGGAGATATTGGTTGTTATACGCTTGGAGCAACTCCTCCTCTTTCAGCTATAGATTCAGTACTTTGTATGGGGGCAAGTATTTCAGGAGCCATTGGTTTTGAAAAATCAAACCTCAAGGCTAAAAGACAGCAAAAAGTGTTTGCTGTAATAGGAGATTCTACTTTTTTTCACTCTGGCTTAACAGGGCTTATAGATGCTGTTGTCAACAAAGCTAAGATTGTCATATGTATTCTTGACAATAGTATTACTGCTATGACAGGGCACCAAGATAACCCCGGAACAGGACGTACATTAATGGGGGAACCAACAGAGAAGGTTGACTTTAAAAAGATTTGTATAGCATGTGGTATAAAACCGGATAATATCCGTGTCATTGACCCTTACAAGCTGGGAGAGACTAAGTCAGCCATTAAAGATGGCTATGAATCAGAAGAGCCGTTCGTCATTATAACAACAACACCATGTGCTCTTATAAAAGAAGTTATAAAAGCTCGTGTTGATATGAAGTGTTTTGTAGACCAGGAAAAATGTATAAAATGCAGAGCTTGTTTTAAAGTAGGTTGCCCTGCTATCAGTCAGAACGACGGTATCGTCTCCATAGATCGAGACATGTGTAATGGTTGTGAGATATGTGCACAAGTTTGTCCGACACAAGCAATAAAGAGGGAGGAATAA
- the pssA gene encoding CDP-diacylglycerol--serine O-phosphatidyltransferase, which produces MITSGSVFCGMSSLIMTYHGHLFPAAILICFAVFFDVMDGRVARTLGGSSAFGEELDSLADAISFGVAPAFLMYVAYSGIQAGIFGALSTSFFVLCGVLRLARFNITIAAEGSFQGLPIPAAGLTLASFVIAKVEITSFFAMTAMIMVGGLMVSSIPYWNAKKLTKNNINKMKLYFLVGFVIISFFLLRERAFLFIALLYIAMGLLRFDCAEWILINDTTAQEKK; this is translated from the coding sequence ATGATAACGAGCGGCAGTGTTTTCTGTGGAATGTCTTCTCTTATAATGACATATCATGGGCATCTTTTTCCTGCGGCGATTTTAATCTGTTTTGCCGTTTTTTTTGATGTAATGGATGGCAGAGTAGCTAGGACTTTGGGTGGTAGCAGTGCTTTTGGTGAAGAGCTTGATAGTTTGGCCGATGCGATAAGTTTCGGAGTAGCTCCTGCTTTTTTAATGTACGTTGCATATTCCGGCATACAAGCCGGGATATTTGGGGCTTTATCCACATCGTTTTTTGTTTTGTGCGGAGTTCTTAGGTTAGCCCGTTTCAACATAACTATTGCAGCTGAGGGATCATTTCAAGGGCTTCCCATTCCAGCTGCAGGGTTAACGTTGGCATCATTTGTTATAGCAAAGGTAGAAATTACATCGTTCTTCGCTATGACTGCTATGATTATGGTGGGTGGTTTAATGGTGAGTTCAATTCCGTACTGGAATGCAAAAAAACTTACGAAGAACAACATTAATAAAATGAAATTGTATTTCCTTGTGGGATTTGTTATTATTTCATTTTTTCTATTGAGAGAGAGAGCTTTTTTGTTTATCGCCCTTCTATACATTGCTATGGGCTTACTGAGATTTGATTGTGCTGAATGGATTCTTATTAATGATACAACAGCACAAGAAAAAAAATAA
- a CDS encoding phosphatidylserine decarboxylase, whose amino-acid sequence MKFARDGYPSIGGLLFMVVGSWFISPYISMFLLLPLAITIWFFRDPERLPESSEGFLSPADGKVVEIEEAEHEYTGKTIKIGIFMNALNVHVNRFPVDGTVGFIRYVPGKKWFAIAPKASEINERLYVGAESKHGKFLLTQIAGILARRIVCRVKNGDTLSRGQRYGMIKLGSKVDIYLPTSVVPSVVLGDRVVAGETVIGVLKNCQHEIHEIEN is encoded by the coding sequence ATGAAGTTTGCACGTGACGGCTATCCATCCATAGGCGGATTGCTATTTATGGTGGTAGGTTCATGGTTTATCTCACCATACATATCAATGTTCTTATTGCTGCCTTTGGCTATAACCATATGGTTCTTTCGTGATCCGGAACGACTTCCCGAATCATCTGAAGGTTTTCTTAGCCCAGCTGACGGGAAAGTAGTAGAGATTGAAGAAGCGGAACATGAATACACCGGAAAAACCATTAAAATTGGCATATTTATGAATGCTTTAAACGTCCATGTAAACCGTTTCCCTGTAGATGGAACGGTCGGATTTATCCGGTACGTGCCAGGGAAAAAATGGTTTGCAATAGCACCTAAAGCATCTGAAATAAATGAACGTTTATATGTGGGAGCCGAATCAAAGCATGGAAAATTTTTGCTCACACAAATAGCAGGAATACTTGCTAGAAGAATAGTTTGCAGAGTAAAAAATGGTGACACTTTAAGTAGAGGTCAACGCTACGGTATGATAAAATTAGGATCAAAGGTTGATATTTATCTTCCAACTTCCGTGGTACCCTCAGTGGTGCTTGGTGACAGGGTTGTCGCCGGAGAAACAGTGATTGGAGTGTTAAAGAATTGCCAGCACGAAATACACGAAATAGAAAATTAA
- the gyrA gene encoding DNA gyrase subunit A, which translates to MDNKQGNVFETHKIQTLPLEEEIKTSYLNYAMSVIVGRALPNAKDGLKPVQRRILYDMLELGIRHNQPTRKSARIVGDTMGKYHPHGDSSIYEAMARLSQDFNMRYPLVEGQGNFGSIDGDPPAAMRYTEAKLHALGEEMLTNINEETVDWMPNFDESLKEPVILPTVIPNLLINGSTGIAVGMATNMPPHNLGEAIDACCAVLENPEIELGELMNIIPGPDFPTGGIILGREGIVDAYRTGRGRIVVRGKVDIEEVRKGRQCIVITEIPYMVNKTNFIETIANAVHTGMIDGISDLRDESDKEGMRIVVEIQRDADANLVLRQLYTRTQLQSTFGVINLAVLDGETKEFSLKEMIHVFLDHRRTVIRRRTEFRLRKAEERAHIVEGLLRALEVIDQVIKIIRASSDAATARNKLTELLEFSEIQAQAILDMRLQRLTGLEREKLDSELKQLLMDIERYNSILNSLVILDSVVKEELLEIRRQYADERRTEIEDYIGEVADEDLIPEEDIVVALSHDGYIRRMLLQDYRVQSRGGKGVKGVTPKAEDEVSLLSVTNTHRTLFLFTSKGRVFGVKGFTIPQTKSGKGKLIGTIITLEKDEKVVAIKDSQFEGLKYVFFVTRNGTAKRLPIEELEGLTRAGRRVLGLVGDDVISCVRITSGSDELLFSTAKGQTLRVTEEEFRPLGRQAQGVRGIRLAEGDVLVGCDIVTEGKMVLFMSEFGIGKRTPYSEFTQRHRAGYGVRAMKLTKKTGDMLGAWGVADDEEIVVISSKGRMVRINAGEVSSLSRTATGYTIVRLDQGDTVADVSIIRNDEDKE; encoded by the coding sequence ATGGACAATAAGCAAGGAAATGTATTTGAAACACACAAGATACAAACTCTTCCGCTGGAGGAAGAAATAAAGACAAGTTATCTGAATTATGCAATGAGCGTTATTGTAGGCAGAGCTCTGCCTAATGCCAAAGACGGACTTAAACCCGTCCAACGTAGAATTTTATATGATATGTTGGAACTGGGGATACGGCATAATCAGCCTACAAGAAAATCTGCTCGTATCGTTGGTGACACGATGGGTAAATATCACCCACACGGAGATTCCTCAATTTACGAGGCGATGGCAAGACTTTCACAAGATTTTAATATGAGATATCCTCTTGTAGAAGGACAGGGTAACTTTGGTTCGATAGACGGAGATCCCCCAGCTGCTATGCGTTATACCGAAGCAAAACTTCATGCTCTTGGAGAAGAAATGCTGACGAATATCAACGAAGAAACAGTAGACTGGATGCCCAATTTTGATGAATCGCTAAAAGAACCCGTAATTCTTCCCACCGTTATACCAAACCTATTAATCAACGGAAGCACTGGAATAGCTGTTGGTATGGCAACCAACATGCCTCCTCACAATCTTGGAGAGGCAATAGATGCTTGCTGTGCTGTGCTTGAGAATCCCGAAATAGAGCTTGGAGAGCTAATGAATATAATTCCCGGACCAGACTTTCCGACCGGAGGAATTATCCTCGGAAGAGAAGGAATTGTTGATGCCTATAGAACCGGCCGAGGAAGAATTGTAGTAAGAGGAAAAGTTGACATTGAAGAAGTGCGTAAGGGAAGACAGTGCATAGTAATAACCGAAATTCCTTACATGGTAAATAAAACTAATTTTATTGAAACAATAGCGAATGCTGTGCATACAGGGATGATAGACGGGATATCGGATCTTCGAGACGAATCTGATAAAGAAGGTATGCGTATCGTTGTCGAAATCCAGCGTGATGCTGACGCGAATCTGGTGTTGAGACAACTTTATACAAGAACACAGCTGCAAAGTACTTTTGGGGTAATAAACTTGGCAGTATTGGATGGAGAGACAAAAGAGTTTTCTCTTAAAGAGATGATACATGTTTTTCTTGACCATCGCAGAACTGTCATAAGAAGAAGAACAGAGTTTAGACTTAGAAAAGCGGAAGAACGTGCACACATAGTAGAAGGACTCCTTCGTGCATTAGAAGTTATTGACCAGGTAATAAAGATAATAAGAGCATCAAGCGATGCAGCTACAGCAAGAAATAAACTAACAGAACTACTTGAATTTAGCGAAATACAAGCACAAGCAATTCTCGATATGAGATTACAGAGACTTACCGGTCTTGAAAGAGAAAAACTTGACAGTGAACTCAAACAGCTTCTAATGGATATAGAACGCTACAACAGCATTCTTAATAGCCTTGTTATTTTGGATTCTGTCGTAAAAGAAGAACTTCTAGAAATTAGAAGGCAATATGCTGATGAACGTCGTACAGAAATAGAAGATTATATAGGAGAAGTCGCTGATGAAGATCTAATCCCTGAAGAGGACATCGTTGTTGCACTGAGCCATGACGGCTATATAAGACGTATGTTGCTTCAAGATTATAGGGTGCAATCTCGTGGTGGTAAAGGCGTAAAAGGTGTAACGCCAAAAGCAGAAGACGAAGTATCTCTCCTCTCTGTTACAAACACGCATAGGACCCTTTTCCTATTTACCAGCAAAGGCAGAGTTTTTGGAGTAAAAGGTTTCACAATCCCCCAGACAAAGTCCGGAAAAGGTAAATTGATAGGAACAATAATAACTCTCGAAAAAGATGAGAAAGTTGTTGCGATAAAAGACAGTCAATTTGAGGGGCTCAAGTACGTTTTCTTTGTGACTCGCAATGGTACGGCCAAACGTCTTCCCATCGAGGAGTTAGAAGGACTTACAAGAGCCGGACGTCGGGTTCTTGGTTTAGTAGGAGATGACGTTATTTCCTGTGTTAGGATAACAAGCGGTTCTGATGAGTTGTTATTCTCGACAGCAAAAGGACAGACTTTAAGAGTAACAGAGGAAGAATTCCGTCCGTTAGGCAGACAAGCTCAGGGGGTACGTGGTATAAGACTAGCCGAAGGAGATGTATTGGTCGGTTGTGACATCGTAACAGAAGGTAAAATGGTTCTCTTTATGAGTGAATTTGGCATAGGCAAAAGAACACCATATTCGGAATTTACTCAGAGACACCGTGCCGGTTACGGAGTGCGAGCAATGAAACTCACTAAGAAAACAGGAGATATGCTAGGTGCTTGGGGAGTTGCCGATGACGAGGAGATAGTTGTAATAAGCAGCAAGGGACGCATGGTTAGAATTAATGCGGGAGAAGTGTCCAGCTTAAGTCGTACTGCTACTGGATACACTATAGTAAGGCTCGATCAGGGCGATACAGTGGCAGATGTAAGTATAATAAGAAATGATGAAGATAAGGAATAA